The genomic window TACGGCGGCGCGTTCGGGGCGCCCTTCCACGGGGTGGTCCAGGACTGGCTGAACGGGGGCCTCGCGCCCTTCCGGAACATCTACAAGTTCCAGACGGGGCTGGCGCTCGCGCTCGTCCTCGGACTGGCGCATCTGGTGGGGGTGGCCGCGCAGCCGCGTGGGGCCCGCCGGGTGCGGGGGCGGCGGTTCGCGCCGCTCATCGCGGCCGTCCTCGTCCTGCCCGGGCTGCTGTGGCCGTATCTCAACGGGTCCGTCCTGCAGCCGGGTTCGTTCCAGGAGCTGCCCAAGTACTGGCAGGCGACGGCGAGTTGGCTGGAGAAGTACTCACCGGACTCCCGCGCTCTGGTCGTGCCGGCCACCGCGCACGGCATCCACACCTGGGGCACGACCGTCGACCAGCCGCTCGATGTGCTCGCCGAGTCCCGGTGGGCGCAGCGCGACTACGTCCCCTTCGGCACCGCCGGCAACCGGCGCGCGATGGACGCCGTCGAGCAGGCACTGCTGACGGGTGGCGAAGTCCCGGGCCTCGCCGACTACTTGAGCCGGGCGGGTCTGTACTACGTCGTCGTACGCAATGACCTGGACCCGGATCAGGTCGGCTCCGTGCCGACCACGACCGTGAAGCGGACCCTGGAGCAGTCGGGGTACGAGCGGGTGACGGGGCTCGGGCCGATGATGACCGGCGGGCGGATCGCCGAGGGCACCCCGCTCCAGGTCGAGGGACTGTACGCACGGCAGCGGGCCGTCGAGATCTACCGCCCGGCCGAGGGCGTGCCGCGTCCCGGGCAGGCGGGGCTGAAGGCGATCGCGGACACGGCCGTCGTCTCCGGCGGCCCCGAGTCGCTGCTGCCGCTGGCCGCCGATCCGGAGCTGCGGGACCGCCCCACCGTGCTGACCGGCGACAACCATCCCGGCCTCGGCACCCCGGCCGTCCAGGTGGTCGGCGACGGGCTGCGCCGCGCGGACACCCGCTTCGGCCTGGTCAACGCCAACACGTCGTACACGTACACGGCGAACGAGCGGAATCCGAGCGGGAGTGTGCAGGACCCCGGTGAGCAGCCGAAACAGATCCTGCCGAAGTCGGGCCTCGCCCATCAGACGGTCGCCGAGCTGCGCGGGGCCAAGTCGGTGACCGCCTCGACGAGCGGCAACTGGCTGTTCCATCTGCCCCAGTACGACCCGGTGAACGCCTTCGACGGCGACCGGAGCACGGCCTGGGCGGAGGGTGCGGCCGGGTCGGCGGACGGGGAGTGGCTGCGGATCGACTTCGACGGCAGCCAGGACATTCCGGAGACCTTCGAGGTCACGCCGTTGCCGCAGGACGGGGTGCGGTCGGCGCCGACGCGGATCAAGGTGGAGACCGAGCAGGGCTCGCGCTCCACGAACCTCCAGGCCGACGGCTCGACGCAGACGGTCAACGCCCGTCCGGGCGAGAGCGGTTGGCTGAAGATCACGATCCTGGAATCGGCGGAGCGGCACACCGGACTCGTCGGCGCGGGCTTCTCCGAGGTCGACCTCCCCGGCGTCAAGGTCACCCGGATGCTGCGGCTGCCGACGGACGCGAAGGAGTCCGACGCGTCCGCCGAGATGGTCTCGCTCCAGCGGGCCGCCGACCCGACCGGGCTCTCCCCGACGGGCACGGAACCGGGCCTGCACCGCACCTTCGCCACCTCCACGGCGGGGACGTACGAGGTGAAGGCGACGGCCGTACCCGTGCCGGGCGAGGAACTCGACAAGCTGCTGTACGAGGTCGCCCCCGAGCAGCAGACCCGGATCACGGCGACCGCCGCATCCACGGCCTCCCTCGGGGCCGGGCTCTCGCCGCGCAATCTGACCGACGGAGACCTCACGACGGCGTGGATCGCGGGCGAGGACCCCACGATCCACCTCAGCTGGGGCGACAGGTGGCCGGTCAACTCGCTCGTCCTGGCCCCGGCCGGCGGACTGTCGACCCGGCCGACGCAGGTCGAGATCAGCTCCCCGGACGGCGCGGTCATCGCCGGTGTCGACGAGGACGGCTGGGTCCGCTTCGACCCGATCACCACCGACCGCCTCGACATCACCATCACCGAGACGGCCCCCCTGACCGTCCACAACCCCGTCGCCGACGACGACCTGCAACTCCCGGTCGGCCTCACGGAGGCGTACATCCCGGCACTGGACCAGTACCGCACCCCGCAGCCCGCCCCGACCCGGGACTTCGAGCTCCCGTGCGGCAAGGGCCCGGTCGTCGAGGTGGACGGGACGCTGTACCAGACGAGCGCGCAGGGGACGGTACGGGACCTGGTCGAGCGCCGGTCCATCGACCTGACGCTGTGCCAGGACGACCGCGGGAACGCCGAGTTGGAGCTCGACGCGTCCGACCGGCACACCTTCGAGTCCGAGGACTCGGGCGCCCTGGCCGTCACCACCGCGACCCTCACCCGGGGCTCGCTCGCCGAGCCCACGGCCGG from Streptomyces sp. DSM 40750 includes these protein-coding regions:
- a CDS encoding alpha-(1->3)-arabinofuranosyltransferase, with translation MTSTVQAPPPAPVRPAGTTEGPPEGPRSRRWLLGFWAVVFVLLVAVQPGRQTFDTKLGVTTDPWQFVSDLGQLWHDRGGFGGIQDQYVGYLWPMLPYYGLTDLVGLPVWLAERLWLSLIVSVAFWGALRLAERLGVGSSASRLVAAAAYALWPVFTTVVGSTSAAALPGAFLPWVLLPLTNERYSARVAALRSALVIPFMGGVNAAATLASLLPVGLYLLTRTPGPRQRRLIAWWVPGVILATAWWVIPLLLLGIHGENFLPYVESSQTTTATMSATEALRGAGNWVAYLNFGEAWLPAGWSVAASVIVILSSALAAGLGLAGLARRDMPERRWLVLSVLVVALITLAGYGGAFGAPFHGVVQDWLNGGLAPFRNIYKFQTGLALALVLGLAHLVGVAAQPRGARRVRGRRFAPLIAAVLVLPGLLWPYLNGSVLQPGSFQELPKYWQATASWLEKYSPDSRALVVPATAHGIHTWGTTVDQPLDVLAESRWAQRDYVPFGTAGNRRAMDAVEQALLTGGEVPGLADYLSRAGLYYVVVRNDLDPDQVGSVPTTTVKRTLEQSGYERVTGLGPMMTGGRIAEGTPLQVEGLYARQRAVEIYRPAEGVPRPGQAGLKAIADTAVVSGGPESLLPLAADPELRDRPTVLTGDNHPGLGTPAVQVVGDGLRRADTRFGLVNANTSYTYTANERNPSGSVQDPGEQPKQILPKSGLAHQTVAELRGAKSVTASTSGNWLFHLPQYDPVNAFDGDRSTAWAEGAAGSADGEWLRIDFDGSQDIPETFEVTPLPQDGVRSAPTRIKVETEQGSRSTNLQADGSTQTVNARPGESGWLKITILESAERHTGLVGAGFSEVDLPGVKVTRMLRLPTDAKESDASAEMVSLQRAADPTGLSPTGTEPGLHRTFATSTAGTYEVKATAVPVPGEELDKLLYEVAPEQQTRITATAASTASLGAGLSPRNLTDGDLTTAWIAGEDPTIHLSWGDRWPVNSLVLAPAGGLSTRPTQVEISSPDGAVIAGVDEDGWVRFDPITTDRLDITITETAPLTVHNPVADDDLQLPVGLTEAYIPALDQYRTPQPAPTRDFELPCGKGPVVEVDGTLYQTSAQGTVRDLVERRSIDLTLCQDDRGNAELELDASDRHTFESEDSGALAVTTATLTRGSLAEPTAGGRDLGIRDWLGDRREVTVGDGAASYLTTYENYNDGWKATLGGRELTPVRLDGWQQGWRVPGGSGGTVKLSYEPSVTYEAGLIGAGVGLVALIGLALWRRQEPNPDEPQPTPPGPGLWLGTIALTLVGIVIAGFFALLVPLLALLAWKRHTLLVPIAFLALAGAGIAAALGAGEPVAADEGAFGPVAQLLAFIGLFAALVSVGAGVESSSDRPGSTRQFEVPPGTEAPTAPLPQRRRVAPAPAGGESAASPTISARGPGSLQGDPDTPTRRLPLTKPKFRATPPDDDGGTGPDHNGGAGPDHHGGTEPEYDGGTGKGAPA